In one window of Haemophilus parainfluenzae DNA:
- the yedF gene encoding sulfurtransferase-like selenium metabolism protein YedF — MAFTVVQKLDKDPKDITPDYTLDTLGEPCPYPAITMLETMPQLQKGEILELLSDCAQSINNIPVDTKNHGYTLLSVEQDGTKLRYLIQR; from the coding sequence ATGGCATTTACCGTTGTTCAAAAATTAGATAAAGATCCAAAAGATATCACCCCAGATTACACGTTAGATACACTAGGTGAACCTTGCCCGTATCCAGCAATCACGATGCTCGAAACCATGCCCCAATTACAAAAAGGCGAAATTTTAGAGCTATTAAGCGACTGTGCCCAATCCATCAACAATATTCCTGTTGATACTAAAAACCACGGCTACACATTATTAAGCGTGGAGCAAGATGGCACTAAATTACGCTATTTGATTCAACGTTAA
- the yedE gene encoding selenium metabolism membrane protein YedE/FdhT — translation MKEILQQFKQNYLIKYWNPVAAVIAAGLISAYYFGVTGTYWAVTGEFTRWGGHALQALGVDVSDWSYYKIIGMQGTIFTRIDGVMILGMFAGCISAALWANNVKWRNQPHKRRIVQALIGGALAGFGARLAMGCNLASLFTGIPQFSVHAWFFTIATAIGTYAGVKVTLLPMFRVKLELKKGAAKLQETDPKQANRRFWIGMVVFFAYLITSLYVMTNSVKLGFAMLCGLAFGLLIERAQICFTSAFRDLWVTGRAYMAKAIIFGILVSTLGVFSYIQLGVPAKIMWAGPNAIIGGLLFGFGIVLAGGCETGWMYRSMEGQVHFMWVGVGNVVGSTYLAYAWDDLAPVLALDYEKLNLLKSFGPVGGLLVNYGLLILCLIAVVWWEHHFLKKAKAKIAAANPQACGC, via the coding sequence TTACTTTGGGGTAACAGGCACTTATTGGGCGGTTACCGGGGAATTTACCCGTTGGGGCGGTCATGCTTTGCAAGCGCTAGGCGTCGATGTATCCGACTGGAGCTATTATAAAATTATCGGCATGCAAGGCACGATCTTCACCCGTATTGATGGCGTGATGATTTTAGGTATGTTCGCGGGATGTATTTCTGCCGCACTTTGGGCAAACAACGTGAAATGGCGTAATCAACCACACAAACGCCGTATTGTTCAAGCCCTCATTGGTGGTGCATTAGCGGGATTTGGTGCTCGTTTAGCAATGGGCTGTAACCTTGCCTCTCTCTTCACGGGTATTCCACAATTTTCGGTTCACGCTTGGTTTTTCACTATTGCCACTGCCATAGGCACTTACGCAGGGGTAAAAGTCACCTTACTTCCAATGTTCCGTGTGAAATTAGAATTGAAAAAAGGCGCGGCAAAATTACAAGAAACGGATCCTAAACAAGCAAATCGTCGTTTTTGGATTGGTATGGTCGTCTTTTTTGCTTACCTAATTACGTCACTTTATGTGATGACAAACTCCGTCAAACTGGGTTTTGCGATGCTTTGTGGATTAGCTTTCGGCTTATTAATTGAACGTGCTCAAATCTGCTTTACTTCTGCCTTCCGTGATTTATGGGTAACAGGCCGTGCTTATATGGCAAAAGCCATTATCTTTGGTATTCTCGTGAGTACACTTGGCGTATTCAGCTATATTCAATTAGGCGTCCCTGCCAAAATCATGTGGGCGGGTCCAAATGCGATTATCGGTGGTTTATTATTTGGCTTCGGTATTGTGTTAGCAGGCGGATGTGAAACCGGTTGGATGTATCGCTCAATGGAAGGTCAAGTTCACTTTATGTGGGTAGGAGTGGGTAATGTTGTTGGCTCAACCTATTTAGCCTATGCATGGGACGATCTCGCCCCTGTGCTTGCGTTAGATTACGAAAAACTTAACTTATTGAAATCCTTTGGCCCAGTTGGCGGTTTATTAGTGAATTACGGCTTGCTTATTCTTTGCTTAATCGCTGTCGTTTGGTGGGAACACCACTTCTTGAAAAAGGCTAAAGCAAAAATCGCCGCAGCAAATCCACAAGCTTGTGGCTGCTAA